From Coturnix japonica isolate 7356 chromosome 3, Coturnix japonica 2.1, whole genome shotgun sequence, the proteins below share one genomic window:
- the IYD gene encoding iodotyrosine deiodinase 1: protein MAFFSSLTPVFVAIVCVLIGVILKKTNREKEKRDTTSKPISRPWVDEDLRDGTDHHLEEEENDEEWQGLDENVAHVPFVAERYSEAEMIKRSRSFYELLSKRRSVRFLSDESVPREVIDNVIRAAGTSPSGAHTEPWTFVVVQDPDLKHKIREIVEEEEEINYKKRMGDRWVNDLKRLRTNWVKEYLDTAPYLILIFKQVYGRLPNGKKKTHYYNEISVSIACGMLLAALQNAGLYTVTTTPLNCGPQLRALLHRPVNEKLLLLLPVGYPKKDATVPALTRKPLEDIMVMM, encoded by the exons ATGgcattcttttcctccttaaCCCCAGTCTTCGTAGCAATCGTGTGTGTTTTGATTGGGGTAATACTGAAGAAGACTaatagagagaaggaaaaacgTGACACTACAAGTAAGCCCATATCTCGCCCATGGGTGGATGAAGATCTAAGAGATGGCACTGATCACCACTTAGAGGAAGAAG agaACGATGAAGAGTGGCAAGGACTTGATGAAAATGTTGCCCATGTCCCCTTTGTTGCAGAGCGCTACTCTGAGGCTGAAATGATTAAAAGGTCACGGTCATTTTATGAACTTCTCAGTAAGAGGCGGTCTGTAAGGTTTCTCAGTGATGAATCAGTCCCCAGGGAGGTTATTGATAATGTCATCAGAGCAGCAG GTACCTCACCCAGTGGAGCGCACACTGAGCCCTGGACCTTTGTGGTAGTGCAAGATCCAGATTTAAAACATAAGATTCGGGAGATcgtagaagaagaagaagaaataaactatAAAAAAAGGATGGGAGATAGATGGGTTAATGACCTCAAGAGATTAAG AACAAACTGGGTCAAAGAATACTTGGACACTGCCCCCTATCTGATCCTTATTTTCAAGCAGGTGTATGGGAGGCTTCCAAATGGCAAAAAGAAGACCCACTACTACAATGAAATCAGTGTATCTATTGCCTGTGGTATGCTGCTTGCTGCACTGCAG AATGCCGGTCTGTACACAGTGACCACCACACCCTTGAACTGTGGCCCCCAGCTGCGGGCACTGCTCCACCGCCCAGTGAATGAGAAGCTGCTCTTGCTGCTCCCCGTGGGCTATCCCAAGAAAGATGCCACTGTGCCTGCACTGACTCGAAAGCCATTAGAAGACATTATGGTGATGATGTGA